One genomic window of Paenisporosarcina antarctica includes the following:
- a CDS encoding BMC domain-containing protein, which yields MGQAIGMIETKGLIGSIEAADAMIKAANVTLIKQEFVDGGIVTVIIQGDVGAVQAAVDAGREAAKRVGELLGAHVIPRPDESVRNMVDPLDYTNYEQQKHQQSEPKPGPKVQSAKKTDA from the coding sequence ATGGGACAAGCAATTGGAATGATTGAAACAAAAGGATTAATCGGATCTATTGAAGCGGCGGACGCCATGATTAAAGCTGCGAATGTCACGTTAATTAAACAAGAATTTGTAGATGGTGGAATCGTGACGGTAATTATTCAAGGAGATGTTGGTGCAGTACAAGCAGCCGTAGATGCTGGCCGTGAAGCAGCGAAGCGTGTAGGAGAACTTTTAGGAGCTCATGTTATTCCGCGACCGGACGAATCCGTTCGTAATATGGTTGATCCCCTTGATTATACTAATTATGAACAACAGAAACATCAACAATCCGAACCTAAGCCAGGTCCAAAAGTACAGAGTGCAAAAAAGACAGATGCATAA
- a CDS encoding exonuclease domain-containing protein, translated as MAFEPFMQILRGLQGKRTNASIGDIQNSQQMAFLRNLQKEMNQEDKLSISLQELNVVVFDIETTGFSPEKGDSILSIGATKMCGTTILEEETFYSLVHYDQEIPREIVQLTGITNEQVKEAQQLADVFIKFIKFIQDCTLVAHHATHERNFMQHASSKLFRTPFKHRIVDTSFLFKVIEPEMNLVTLEDLCTHNGIPIIDRHHALGDAKMTAKLWSMYVDKAKQIGCETLNDVYSRYARI; from the coding sequence ATGGCATTTGAACCATTTATGCAAATATTACGAGGTCTTCAAGGAAAACGAACGAACGCCAGTATTGGCGATATTCAAAACTCACAACAAATGGCATTTTTACGAAATCTCCAAAAAGAAATGAATCAGGAGGATAAACTGAGCATTTCATTACAAGAGCTAAATGTCGTGGTGTTCGATATAGAAACTACAGGGTTTTCACCAGAAAAAGGAGATAGCATACTGTCTATTGGTGCAACAAAAATGTGTGGAACAACAATCCTAGAAGAGGAAACTTTTTATTCTCTTGTCCACTATGACCAAGAGATTCCGCGCGAAATTGTACAATTAACTGGTATCACAAATGAGCAAGTAAAAGAAGCGCAGCAATTAGCTGATGTTTTTATTAAATTCATCAAATTTATCCAAGACTGCACACTTGTCGCACATCACGCTACTCATGAAAGAAATTTCATGCAACATGCCAGTTCTAAATTGTTTCGAACGCCATTCAAGCACCGCATTGTGGATACGTCTTTCCTCTTTAAGGTAATCGAGCCCGAAATGAATCTTGTCACATTAGAAGATCTCTGCACGCATAACGGCATCCCTATTATCGATCGTCATCACGCACTAGGCGATGCCAAAATGACCGCAAAACTTTGGAGTATGTATGTAGATAAAGCCAAACAAATAGGCTGCGAAACATTAAATGATGTTTATAGTCGATATGCAAGAATATAA
- the pduL gene encoding phosphate propanoyltransferase gives MNQQLIEKIVGEVLSQLGNVEVAQALPTNAIPIAVSARHVHLSQEHIEVIFGGGYKLTKKDDLSQPDQFAANETVVIAGPRGSIERVRVLGPARSLTQAEVSWTDAMKLGVKPPLRDSGNINGSAAFTMIGPKGSLYLDEGLIIAQAHIHMDPHDAKRLGLKSGEYVTVEVDGVRPIAYQNVKIRVSERYCLEMHIDTDEANAGLIKQSAFGHIGRAVEEHPRLKEQNSLPEIISVKKHHDYLKKLLSNDDIREIKENEIMIEKGTIVTALARDTARELGKSISIRN, from the coding sequence TTGAACCAGCAATTGATTGAAAAAATTGTAGGGGAAGTTCTCAGTCAATTGGGAAATGTAGAAGTAGCGCAAGCGCTTCCTACAAATGCAATCCCAATTGCTGTTTCTGCTCGTCACGTTCATTTGTCGCAAGAACATATCGAGGTAATATTTGGTGGTGGGTATAAATTAACAAAAAAAGATGATTTATCCCAACCAGATCAATTTGCAGCGAATGAGACAGTAGTAATCGCAGGACCAAGAGGAAGTATTGAACGCGTTCGCGTACTTGGTCCTGCACGCTCATTGACGCAAGCGGAAGTTAGCTGGACAGATGCTATGAAGCTCGGTGTAAAGCCACCACTTCGTGATTCAGGTAATATTAATGGCTCTGCTGCATTTACAATGATTGGGCCAAAAGGAAGTCTTTATCTCGATGAAGGATTAATCATTGCCCAAGCCCATATACACATGGATCCACATGACGCAAAGCGTTTGGGTTTAAAAAGCGGCGAGTATGTAACAGTAGAAGTAGATGGAGTTCGACCGATTGCCTACCAAAATGTAAAGATTAGGGTTTCTGAACGATATTGTCTCGAAATGCATATTGACACAGATGAAGCAAATGCAGGTTTAATTAAACAAAGTGCATTTGGACATATTGGACGAGCTGTTGAAGAACACCCAAGATTAAAAGAGCAAAATTCGTTACCGGAAATAATTTCAGTTAAAAAGCACCATGATTATTTAAAGAAATTACTTTCAAATGATGATATAAGAGAAATTAAAGAAAATGAAATTATGATTGAAAAAGGAACAATCGTCACAGCTCTAGCTCGAGATACAGCACGAGAGCTTGGGAAATCTATTTCGATTAGAAATTAG
- a CDS encoding ammonium transporter has product MEDVMFLMNSLWTMVSAILVIFMIGGFILLEAGSTRMKNAGHVAGKTIFTFGLASLVFWAVGYGFIFGSDANFFVGMSDFFYSGKLALDAAVDTSVFFVFQLAFAGIAVTIALGGFAERAKFSAYVIFTILFGIIVYPVIAHWIWGGGWLAEHGKQDFAGSTVVHLTGAMAALAATMLLKPRIGRFNKDGSSNNLAGHNQVYTALGVLILWVGWFGFNAGSTVSVDAAFFGFVALNTALAAAAGVVAATLISWVVLGKPDIPTVLNGALAGLVAITASCAFVDVWASVVIGFIAGILVFYSARFFEKKKIDDPIYALSVHGAAGVWGTLSTGFFTTPELASVGKPGLFYGGGFDQLGVQLMGVVACGLFAFGVSYAILFVMKKVMGSIRVTEEEEIMGLDMSEHGSYGYPEQMIIEESKI; this is encoded by the coding sequence ATGGAAGATGTCATGTTTTTAATGAATAGTTTATGGACAATGGTTTCTGCAATTCTAGTTATTTTTATGATTGGTGGGTTTATCCTTCTTGAAGCTGGTTCAACACGAATGAAAAATGCAGGTCACGTTGCTGGGAAAACCATTTTCACATTTGGTTTAGCATCGTTAGTGTTTTGGGCAGTTGGTTATGGATTTATCTTTGGTAGTGATGCGAATTTCTTCGTTGGTATGTCAGACTTTTTCTACTCTGGAAAGTTAGCGTTGGACGCGGCTGTTGATACATCTGTATTTTTTGTTTTCCAATTAGCATTCGCGGGGATTGCAGTAACAATCGCTCTTGGTGGATTTGCAGAGCGCGCAAAATTTTCTGCATATGTGATCTTCACTATTCTATTCGGGATTATCGTTTATCCCGTTATTGCTCATTGGATATGGGGCGGTGGGTGGTTAGCGGAACATGGCAAACAAGACTTCGCCGGTTCCACTGTAGTTCACTTAACTGGCGCAATGGCAGCACTTGCTGCAACCATGTTGCTTAAACCGAGAATTGGGAGATTTAATAAAGATGGTTCATCGAATAATCTTGCTGGTCATAACCAAGTGTATACAGCATTGGGTGTTTTAATCCTTTGGGTTGGTTGGTTTGGATTTAACGCAGGTAGTACAGTTTCAGTAGATGCTGCATTCTTCGGATTTGTGGCTTTAAATACAGCTCTTGCTGCAGCTGCAGGTGTTGTTGCTGCAACATTAATCTCTTGGGTTGTATTAGGAAAACCGGACATTCCAACTGTTTTAAATGGTGCATTAGCAGGTTTAGTTGCCATTACAGCATCTTGTGCATTCGTCGATGTTTGGGCATCTGTTGTCATTGGTTTCATCGCAGGAATACTAGTATTCTATAGTGCTAGATTCTTTGAAAAGAAAAAAATAGATGATCCAATCTACGCTTTATCCGTTCACGGGGCTGCAGGAGTTTGGGGAACTTTATCAACAGGTTTCTTTACTACACCAGAACTTGCGTCTGTTGGTAAACCTGGATTATTCTATGGCGGTGGATTCGATCAATTAGGCGTACAATTAATGGGCGTTGTTGCTTGTGGTTTATTTGCTTTCGGTGTATCCTATGCTATCCTGTTTGTTATGAAAAAAGTAATGGGCAGCATTCGTGTTACTGAAGAAGAAGAAATCATGGGCTTAGATATGAGCGAACACGGAAGTTATGGCTATCCGGAACAGATGATTATAGAAGAGTCGAAAATCTAA
- a CDS encoding ethanolamine ammonia-lyase subunit EutB, translating to MNLNTILGGISYTFTDLKEVMAKANEEKSGDRLAGIAAETVQERIAAKVVLSEILLSEIRNHTLIPIENDEVSRIIEGDVNERIFGELKNWSVAELREYILSNKVGDRELKRISKGLNSEMIAAVAKLMSNLDLVHAANKVEILTTCNITIGHKGTMSSRLQPNHPTDNVDGMIASLKDGLSYGIGDAVIGINPVNDSVESVKRLLHATKDFIQEWEIPTQNCVLAHVTTQMKAIEQGAPADMIFQSIAGTEIANRSFGITAELIGEARELALKQGTGSGPQVMYFETGQGSELSAEAHHGIDQLTLESRNYGFARHFDPYIVNTVVGFIGPEYLYNNKQVIRAGLEDHFMGKMHGIPMGVDICYTNHIKADQNDIEDLGVLLSAAGVNFIIATPMGDDVMLNYQSMSYHDVATLLQTFGKTPAPEYLKWLEKMGIYENGRLSARAGDPTIFTR from the coding sequence ATGAATTTAAATACAATTTTAGGTGGTATAAGTTATACATTTACTGATTTGAAGGAAGTCATGGCAAAAGCGAATGAGGAAAAATCAGGGGACCGTCTAGCGGGTATTGCAGCGGAAACCGTGCAAGAACGAATTGCCGCAAAAGTGGTCCTTAGTGAAATCCTATTAAGTGAAATCCGTAACCACACTTTAATTCCAATCGAAAATGACGAAGTTTCTAGAATTATTGAGGGAGATGTTAACGAAAGAATCTTTGGTGAATTAAAAAATTGGAGTGTCGCTGAATTAAGGGAATATATATTGAGTAACAAAGTGGGTGATCGTGAGCTTAAACGTATTAGCAAGGGATTAAACTCCGAAATGATAGCGGCTGTTGCCAAACTCATGTCTAACCTGGATTTAGTCCATGCAGCAAATAAAGTTGAAATATTAACAACTTGTAATATAACGATTGGTCATAAAGGAACTATGTCTTCACGCTTACAACCAAACCATCCGACTGACAATGTAGATGGAATGATAGCATCTCTTAAAGATGGATTGTCTTATGGAATTGGTGACGCGGTAATCGGTATAAACCCTGTTAACGATTCGGTTGAAAGCGTTAAACGGTTACTACATGCCACAAAAGACTTTATTCAAGAATGGGAAATCCCTACGCAAAACTGTGTATTAGCGCACGTGACAACACAGATGAAAGCAATTGAGCAAGGCGCACCTGCAGACATGATATTTCAAAGTATTGCAGGAACAGAAATAGCGAATCGTTCGTTTGGAATAACCGCAGAGCTTATTGGAGAAGCAAGAGAGTTAGCTTTAAAGCAAGGAACGGGATCGGGTCCGCAAGTCATGTATTTTGAAACTGGTCAAGGTTCCGAATTATCAGCAGAAGCTCACCATGGAATTGATCAACTAACTCTCGAGTCCCGCAACTATGGTTTTGCAAGACATTTTGACCCATATATTGTAAACACGGTAGTTGGTTTTATTGGACCAGAGTACTTGTATAACAACAAACAAGTTATACGTGCTGGACTAGAAGATCATTTCATGGGTAAAATGCACGGCATACCTATGGGGGTCGACATTTGTTATACGAACCATATAAAGGCGGATCAAAATGACATTGAAGATTTAGGTGTTCTGTTATCAGCAGCAGGTGTGAATTTCATCATCGCAACACCAATGGGTGACGATGTGATGCTGAATTATCAATCAATGAGCTATCACGATGTAGCAACATTATTGCAAACATTTGGGAAAACACCTGCACCTGAATATTTGAAATGGCTTGAAAAAATGGGGATTTATGAAAATGGTCGTCTTAGTGCGAGAGCAGGGGACCCTACTATATTCACACGTTAG
- a CDS encoding BMC domain-containing protein — protein MNKQGTALGMVETKGLIGAIEAADAMVKAASVHLVGKVHVGGGIVTVLVRGDVGAVKAATDAGSAAAQRVGELLSVHVIPRPHDELEMILPKSDN, from the coding sequence ATGAATAAACAAGGTACAGCATTAGGAATGGTAGAAACTAAAGGATTAATTGGTGCAATTGAAGCGGCAGATGCAATGGTTAAAGCAGCGAGCGTACATTTAGTTGGAAAAGTACATGTAGGTGGCGGAATTGTAACTGTTTTAGTACGTGGTGATGTAGGAGCTGTTAAAGCAGCTACAGATGCAGGTTCAGCGGCAGCTCAACGTGTAGGCGAATTGTTATCTGTTCACGTCATTCCAAGACCACATGATGAATTGGAAATGATTTTACCTAAATCAGACAATTAA
- a CDS encoding aldehyde dehydrogenase family protein: MRSAVQAAKEAQLVYMSFTQEQVDRIVQAVADASFKQAERLGKLAVDETGMGVAAHKTIKNEVGSRGVYESIKDLKTVGVVREDKVNQVVEIAAPFGVVAAIIPTTNPTSTAFFKTLIALKTRNSIVVSPHPYAVQCTHEALKVCDAAAVAAGAPNGLIQCLTMSSMEATQKLMQHRDVNLILATGGGALVKAAYSSGKPAYGVGPGNVPVFIERSAKIEKAVENIINSKSFDYGTICATEQAIVVDRNVLELVKRELKKNGAYTLSDEEKRVMEKVISPIPGKVNPDIVGKSPQVIAKLAGITLPEGTRVIVGMETKVGKDIPFSLEKLSPIFGMYVASDVNHAKEICLSLLNLGGRGHSLAIHTETDAIAREFAIDMPVSRILVNTMSSVGAVGGTTGLVPSMTLGCGTFGGNITSDNVTAKHLINIKRMAYGIKELQLLKQVTDSDESITNQVVSNVLNSLDSNQTVDPEMVKDLVSEIVKQLSK; encoded by the coding sequence ATGCGTTCGGCTGTGCAAGCTGCAAAAGAAGCGCAATTGGTTTATATGAGTTTTACACAAGAACAAGTGGACCGGATTGTTCAGGCTGTGGCTGATGCATCATTTAAACAGGCAGAACGACTTGGCAAATTGGCAGTTGATGAAACTGGAATGGGTGTAGCAGCTCATAAAACCATAAAAAACGAGGTTGGCTCTAGAGGCGTTTACGAAAGCATTAAAGATTTAAAGACAGTAGGTGTGGTTAGAGAAGACAAAGTAAATCAAGTTGTAGAGATAGCCGCTCCTTTTGGTGTTGTGGCTGCAATCATTCCAACGACAAATCCAACATCTACCGCATTTTTTAAAACGCTGATTGCTTTAAAAACAAGAAACTCAATCGTAGTTAGCCCTCATCCGTATGCAGTTCAATGTACACATGAAGCGTTAAAGGTTTGTGATGCCGCCGCAGTAGCTGCGGGTGCGCCAAATGGATTGATTCAATGCCTAACGATGTCCTCGATGGAAGCAACACAAAAATTGATGCAACATCGTGATGTGAACTTGATCTTGGCAACTGGTGGTGGTGCATTAGTTAAAGCAGCATATAGTTCGGGGAAACCTGCATACGGTGTCGGACCAGGAAACGTTCCTGTTTTTATAGAACGATCCGCGAAAATCGAGAAAGCTGTTGAGAACATCATTAACAGTAAATCTTTTGATTATGGAACGATCTGTGCTACAGAACAAGCCATAGTAGTAGACCGAAACGTTTTAGAACTAGTAAAACGTGAGTTAAAGAAAAATGGAGCGTATACATTATCTGATGAAGAAAAACGAGTAATGGAAAAAGTGATTTCCCCGATTCCAGGGAAAGTAAATCCTGATATCGTCGGAAAGAGTCCACAAGTAATTGCTAAATTGGCGGGGATCACATTACCAGAAGGAACACGTGTCATCGTTGGGATGGAAACGAAAGTAGGCAAAGATATTCCTTTTTCTCTTGAAAAACTTTCTCCCATCTTTGGCATGTATGTGGCATCGGATGTGAATCACGCAAAAGAGATTTGCTTGTCACTGTTAAATTTAGGTGGAAGGGGACATTCACTAGCCATCCATACGGAAACAGATGCTATAGCCCGCGAATTTGCGATTGATATGCCTGTCTCCCGTATATTAGTAAACACGATGTCATCGGTGGGAGCAGTTGGTGGAACAACTGGTTTGGTACCTTCCATGACATTAGGTTGCGGGACATTTGGTGGGAATATCACCTCTGATAATGTAACAGCAAAGCATTTAATTAATATTAAACGAATGGCTTATGGCATTAAAGAATTACAACTTCTGAAACAAGTAACAGATTCAGACGAAAGTATTACAAATCAAGTAGTGTCAAATGTTTTGAACTCATTAGATTCAAATCAAACTGTTGATCCAGAAATGGTAAAAGACTTAGTCAGTGAAATTGTAAAACAATTATCTAAATAA
- a CDS encoding EutN/CcmL family microcompartment protein produces MRLGRVIGNVWATRKEEGLQGLKLLIIQPVDAYGKAVRTHFVAADRIGAGKGDHVLVTSGGSSRFIDKDNPILIDAVIIGIIDSTEVERGEIDGTSNWND; encoded by the coding sequence ATGCGATTAGGAAGAGTTATCGGAAACGTTTGGGCAACACGCAAAGAAGAAGGTTTACAAGGTTTAAAACTACTAATTATTCAACCTGTGGATGCGTATGGAAAAGCAGTAAGGACGCACTTTGTAGCTGCTGACCGTATCGGTGCTGGAAAAGGTGATCATGTCCTTGTAACAAGTGGTGGTTCATCACGTTTTATAGACAAAGATAACCCCATACTAATTGATGCAGTAATTATTGGGATAATTGATTCAACAGAAGTGGAAAGAGGTGAAATCGATGGGACAAGCAATTGGAATGATTGA
- a CDS encoding DUF294 nucleotidyltransferase-like domain-containing protein, protein METYESIREWKDQHITAFLDDTVSLNRFHDQAMHKVMAVAKSKMKKDNPPCYFTWFITGSGGRFEQGYISDQDHGIVYEKSNEENDAYFKELGEEVSYGLHITGYPYCKGKIMSSNPIWCKSLNDWQAQLQEWMENESWESIRHLHIFYDARALLGNIGYIHQLKSFIYDYQLVHPSLLNRCIANVMHVKNVIGPIGQILVERYGIYQGCVDLKYAAFLPYVNAIRLLSIKEGIYETSTLVRMRQLIQLNGYEKILLNCEKNFSDLLKYRLSLVQGKTYPDTHYLNIEKLSKKERNEIKRILKDGKRLHDEVIALTLSANE, encoded by the coding sequence TTGGAAACGTATGAATCTATTAGAGAATGGAAGGATCAACATATAACCGCCTTCCTAGATGACACCGTTTCTCTCAATCGTTTTCATGATCAAGCAATGCACAAGGTAATGGCAGTCGCCAAAAGTAAAATGAAAAAAGACAATCCTCCCTGCTATTTTACATGGTTTATTACAGGGAGCGGCGGGCGATTTGAGCAAGGCTATATCAGTGATCAAGATCATGGCATTGTCTATGAAAAATCAAATGAAGAAAATGATGCATATTTCAAAGAGTTAGGTGAAGAAGTGTCATACGGACTGCATATTACTGGTTATCCATATTGTAAAGGGAAAATCATGAGCTCAAATCCAATATGGTGTAAGTCTTTGAATGATTGGCAAGCACAGCTTCAAGAGTGGATGGAAAATGAAAGCTGGGAATCCATCAGGCACCTTCACATTTTTTATGATGCAAGAGCTCTGCTTGGGAATATCGGCTATATCCATCAATTAAAATCTTTTATTTATGACTATCAATTAGTGCATCCATCCCTTTTGAATCGTTGTATTGCAAATGTCATGCATGTGAAAAATGTTATTGGACCAATTGGGCAAATATTAGTGGAGCGCTATGGTATTTATCAAGGGTGTGTGGACTTGAAATATGCCGCATTTTTGCCATATGTAAATGCCATTCGGTTACTTTCTATTAAAGAGGGCATTTATGAAACCTCAACATTGGTCCGAATGAGACAATTAATTCAGCTAAATGGTTATGAGAAAATACTGTTAAATTGTGAAAAAAATTTCTCGGACTTATTAAAATATCGCTTGTCATTAGTTCAAGGTAAAACATATCCAGATACACATTATTTAAATATAGAAAAATTGTCGAAAAAAGAACGAAACGAAATTAAACGAATTTTAAAAGATGGTAAAAGGCTACATGATGAAGTGATCGCTTTAACTTTATCCGCAAATGAATGA
- the mdh gene encoding malate dehydrogenase, giving the protein MAFNRNKIAVIGAGYTGATVALMIAQKDLGDVVLLDVPEQENPAKGKALDILQSGSVQRFNAKITGTSNYRDIQGVDMVIITAGIARKPGMSRDDLVTINAKIMRNVSEQVKKYAPESYILILSNPVDAMTYVCYKTTGFPKNRVIGQSGVLDTARFNTFVAEELNISVEDISGFVLGGHGDDMVPLVRYSYAGGIPLEKIIPQDRLDAIVERTRKGGGEIVSLLGNGSAYYAPAAALVEMAGAIIRDQKRIYPAIAYLEGEYGYNDFCLGVPTVIGGNGIESVIEIPLTIEEKEALDKSVESVKSVLKICQL; this is encoded by the coding sequence TTGGCATTTAATAGAAATAAAATCGCCGTAATCGGTGCGGGTTATACCGGTGCCACTGTAGCTTTAATGATAGCGCAGAAAGATTTGGGTGATGTCGTATTACTAGACGTTCCTGAACAAGAGAACCCAGCAAAAGGTAAAGCACTAGATATTCTCCAATCTGGTTCAGTTCAACGCTTTAATGCGAAAATCACTGGAACATCTAATTATCGGGATATTCAAGGTGTAGACATGGTTATCATTACTGCAGGTATCGCTAGAAAACCGGGAATGAGTAGAGATGATTTAGTCACAATAAATGCAAAAATCATGCGTAATGTATCTGAACAAGTTAAAAAATATGCACCGGAAAGCTACATCTTAATTTTAAGTAATCCTGTAGATGCCATGACGTATGTTTGTTATAAAACAACTGGCTTCCCTAAAAATCGAGTCATTGGCCAATCAGGTGTACTAGATACAGCACGGTTTAATACATTTGTAGCTGAAGAATTGAATATCTCAGTGGAAGATATCTCTGGATTTGTTCTAGGGGGGCACGGAGATGATATGGTACCGCTTGTTAGGTATTCATATGCAGGTGGAATTCCACTTGAGAAAATCATACCCCAAGATCGTCTGGATGCAATTGTGGAGCGAACAAGAAAAGGTGGCGGAGAAATCGTTTCTTTACTTGGAAATGGAAGTGCTTACTACGCACCGGCAGCTGCACTTGTAGAAATGGCAGGTGCAATTATCCGAGATCAAAAGAGAATATACCCTGCAATTGCTTATCTGGAAGGTGAATATGGATACAATGATTTCTGCCTTGGTGTTCCAACAGTCATTGGCGGGAATGGAATAGAAAGCGTAATCGAAATACCTCTCACAATCGAAGAAAAAGAAGCACTAGACAAATCTGTCGAATCCGTTAAATCAGTGCTTAAAATTTGTCAATTATAA
- the eutC gene encoding ethanolamine ammonia-lyase subunit EutC, with translation MNEQLIEKITKMVVEKLQTNNLNTDDHQKDNKQMPVKLFQETFAGNRMTEEKVRASPKGDVKFFNASVKEKKPNNIISRKTNKETTLIDKKKEDYLEELRNKTPARIAVGRAGTRPKTSTWLQFRFDHAAAVDAVYGEVPPEILERLGFFQVHSRVLDKEEYIRRPDLGRRLSDDSKKIVKDKCKHSPTIQIVASNGLSAKALEENLEDVYLSLEQSLKNLSIEMGTTFYVDKGRVALMDEIGELLQPDVVIILIGERPGLVSAESLSAYICYKPRLGTIEAERMVVSNIHKGGIPPVEAGAYLGTLIQKILKYEASGVSLVKKEE, from the coding sequence GTGAATGAACAACTCATTGAGAAGATTACCAAGATGGTAGTTGAAAAACTTCAAACGAATAACTTGAATACAGATGATCATCAAAAAGACAACAAACAGATGCCTGTTAAGTTATTTCAAGAGACTTTCGCCGGAAATCGTATGACTGAAGAAAAGGTACGTGCATCTCCAAAGGGGGATGTTAAGTTCTTCAATGCATCTGTGAAAGAAAAAAAGCCGAACAACATAATATCGCGTAAGACTAATAAGGAAACAACATTGATTGATAAGAAAAAAGAGGATTACTTAGAAGAACTTCGTAATAAAACTCCAGCTAGAATTGCAGTTGGAAGAGCTGGTACAAGACCGAAAACAAGCACGTGGCTTCAATTTAGATTTGACCATGCTGCAGCTGTAGACGCTGTTTATGGTGAGGTTCCTCCAGAAATATTAGAACGTTTGGGCTTTTTTCAAGTACATTCTAGGGTGTTGGATAAAGAAGAGTATATTCGAAGACCGGATTTAGGAAGACGATTATCGGACGACTCTAAAAAAATTGTAAAAGACAAATGTAAACATTCTCCGACCATACAAATCGTTGCTTCGAATGGTTTAAGTGCCAAAGCACTCGAGGAGAATTTAGAAGATGTGTACTTGTCGTTAGAACAATCATTAAAAAATCTATCAATTGAAATGGGCACTACTTTTTATGTCGATAAAGGCCGAGTAGCATTAATGGATGAGATTGGGGAATTACTGCAGCCAGATGTCGTGATTATCCTTATCGGAGAGCGTCCAGGACTCGTGTCTGCGGAATCATTAAGTGCGTACATTTGTTACAAACCGCGATTGGGAACGATTGAGGCTGAGCGGATGGTTGTTTCTAATATTCACAAAGGTGGCATTCCTCCGGTGGAGGCAGGAGCGTATTTAGGAACACTAATACAGAAAATCTTAAAGTATGAAGCTAGTGGTGTTTCTCTTGTTAAGAAGGAAGAATAG
- the eutL gene encoding ethanolamine utilization microcompartment protein EutL has product MKKIHAEILSMQVIPNVDEGLAEKFKLMPYQRSLGLFTTTIDDIGNTAADEATKTSDVEVVYAKSFYAGAAHASGPLSGEFIGIIAGSSPEEVKSGLDSIRITIENNAYFEAINDDVNHVLYAKTISSCGSYLGEMAGISKGQPLAYLIAPPIEAIVGLNAALKSADVRICEFFTPPSETNFGGGLLTGSQSSCQAAANAFRDAIMNMAKRPLDY; this is encoded by the coding sequence ATGAAAAAAATTCATGCTGAAATTTTATCTATGCAAGTCATTCCTAATGTAGATGAGGGGTTAGCTGAGAAATTTAAGTTAATGCCATATCAGCGAAGTTTAGGTTTGTTCACAACGACGATTGATGATATTGGCAATACGGCTGCTGATGAAGCAACTAAAACATCTGATGTGGAAGTAGTATATGCAAAGAGTTTTTACGCTGGAGCTGCTCATGCATCTGGTCCACTTTCGGGAGAATTCATCGGCATCATAGCGGGTTCTTCTCCAGAGGAAGTGAAAAGTGGATTAGATTCGATTCGCATCACTATCGAGAATAATGCATACTTCGAAGCAATAAATGATGATGTCAATCATGTTTTATATGCTAAAACAATTTCAAGTTGTGGGAGTTATTTAGGAGAGATGGCAGGTATTTCAAAAGGACAGCCACTTGCTTATCTGATTGCTCCTCCTATTGAAGCCATTGTAGGACTCAATGCAGCTTTAAAGTCAGCTGACGTTCGCATATGTGAATTTTTTACACCTCCTTCTGAAACAAACTTTGGCGGAGGATTACTTACAGGTAGTCAATCATCCTGCCAAGCAGCTGCAAATGCGTTTCGAGACGCTATTATGAATATGGCGAAAAGGCCATTAGATTACTAA